CGGCGGGCGAAGAAGAGGTCCTTGTCGTCGCGTTCGCGGTACTGCCGCCGCGCGTCGACCACGGTCTGTCGGGTGAACGGGTTCTTCAGCTCGGCGGAGGCCACTGGGATGCCGTTGACGAAGAAGGCGAGGTCGACGGACTGCGCGGGATGCTTGGCGGAGAAGCGCAACTGGTGGAGGACGACGAGCCTGTTCTGGTCGTACTCGTCCAGCGCTCCCGCCGCGAGGGTGTGCGCGGGGCGGAAGTAGGCGAGCCGGACGCGAACGCCCTTGTCCTTGACTCCCTGGCGCAGCACGTCGAGCGCTCCGCGCGCGTCGATCTCCCGCGCGACGAGCTTGACGAACGGACCTGCGGGGTCTGCGCCGTAGGCGGCTTCGAGGCGCTCCCATGCCTTGGGCTGCGTGCTCTTGACGAAGGTCGCGAGGTTGTGAGGGTCGAGCGCGAGTTCCTTGTCGTAGTGGTCGGCCCGGCCGGGTTGCCGGACCTCCCAGCCGGAGACTTGGAGGGCGTGCTCCACCTCACGCTCGAACTGCTTCTCGCCGTAGACCTTGACCGTCATGACCCCACCTCACCCACTCGAACGCCCCACACCAGGCCCGCGTTGAGCATAGACACCGTAAGCGCGTAGCGCAACGCTTTCATCGTGTTGGCGACGTTAACATCCTCTCGAGAAAGGAGGCTCCGCCGCCGCGATGGGTGGCGGAGCCTCGTCCTCGTTACCGGTCGTAGCGCCCGGTGCGGATGCCCTGCATCAGGTCACCGAACGCCCCCCGGGCGAACGCCAAGGCGGGACCGGCCGAGTCCTTCGAGTCACGAACGGCAACGGCCGACACGACGTCCGCGACCTCAACGCAGTCGGTGCCTGAAGAGCCGCTCCGACTGCTCTTCCGCCATGCCGCAG
The DNA window shown above is from Thermomonospora umbrina and carries:
- a CDS encoding DUF397 domain-containing protein, with protein sequence MSTPGLSSAAWRKSSRSGSSGTDCVEVADVVSAVAVRDSKDSAGPALAFARGAFGDLMQGIRTGRYDR